The following are encoded together in the Candidatus Binatia bacterium genome:
- a CDS encoding RNA polymerase sigma factor RpoD/SigA encodes MGPRRFVSDLSEAMREGLSLGSLDEGALDRLLHSPDFDASAFDLFLAEARRQGIALPEGAAAPEMPVPDEAGHGIGDLERRYLKEIQRYPILQRDEERALWDSMRLGVEDARKRLILSYLRLVVSQARAYRNRGVEFLDLVEEGNLGLITAVDRYDVDRGIHFATYATWWIRQALARGVANQSRTVRIPIHVLQMMRRFIATQRRLETERRRAPDLEEIARVMGVPMTRAKRLETLVHSVRSLDVDLSNEAFHGLVESEAVEQPPTLDEIVELQLRDQQVNEVLKQLSEREEAILRFRYGFFDDRPRTLAETGAQFGLSRERIRQLEQRALVKLRTLLESESTESQPSVH; translated from the coding sequence ATGGGACCCCGGCGGTTCGTCTCCGATCTCTCCGAAGCCATGCGGGAGGGCCTGTCCCTGGGCTCCCTGGACGAGGGGGCGCTCGACCGGCTGCTCCACTCTCCCGATTTCGACGCGAGCGCGTTCGATCTCTTCCTGGCCGAAGCCCGCCGGCAGGGGATCGCGCTTCCCGAGGGCGCCGCCGCCCCGGAGATGCCCGTTCCCGACGAGGCCGGACACGGCATCGGCGACCTGGAGCGGCGCTACCTGAAGGAGATCCAGCGCTATCCCATCCTCCAGCGCGACGAGGAGCGTGCGCTGTGGGACTCGATGCGGCTCGGCGTCGAGGACGCGCGGAAGCGCCTCATCCTCTCCTATCTCCGCCTGGTGGTCTCGCAGGCGCGCGCCTACCGGAACCGCGGCGTGGAATTCCTCGACCTGGTCGAGGAGGGGAATCTCGGACTGATCACCGCGGTGGACCGCTACGACGTGGACCGCGGCATCCATTTCGCGACGTACGCCACCTGGTGGATCCGCCAGGCGCTCGCGCGCGGCGTAGCCAACCAGTCGCGCACGGTGCGCATCCCGATCCACGTGCTCCAGATGATGCGCCGCTTCATCGCGACGCAGCGGCGGCTGGAGACGGAGCGGCGCCGGGCCCCCGACCTGGAGGAGATCGCGCGGGTCATGGGCGTTCCCATGACGCGGGCGAAGCGCCTCGAGACCCTGGTCCACTCGGTCCGGTCGCTCGACGTGGACCTGTCGAACGAAGCGTTCCATGGCCTGGTCGAATCGGAGGCCGTGGAGCAGCCGCCGACCCTGGACGAGATCGTGGAGCTCCAGCTCCGGGACCAGCAGGTGAACGAGGTGCTGAAGCAGCTCTCCGAGCGGGAAGAGGCGATCCTGCGCTTCCGCTACGGCTTCTTCGACGACCGGCCGCGCACGCTGGCCGAAACCGGCGCCCAGTTCGGCCTCTCGCGCGAGCGGATCCGCCAGCTCGAGCAGCGCGCCCTGGTCAAGCTGCGCACCCTGCTCGAATCCGAATCGACGGAGTCGCAGCCATCGGTGCACTGA
- a CDS encoding ATP-binding cassette domain-containing protein, with amino-acid sequence MIPGEPSDPAAPAIVVEHLTKKFGEFTADDDLNFTVARNEIFGILGPNGAGKSTLVRMLTTLLRPTSGRALVMGFDVARRTNAVRHSIGVIPQANTVDSDLSAWESLDIYGKFYGMSRKERIDRSTELLQAVGLWDWKDQPAGTYSGGMRRRLEIARGLVHRPHVFFLDEPTTGLDPQSRRVIWELLEKLRGESELTVLICTHYMDEADRLCDRLAIIDHGKIAALGTPKELKESVPGQEAVRIEFFREVAEPLREALRALPDAKDAARDGDHAVRIVLTTDVVPLEAILDVARQADNKVKSVTLEEPTLDDVFIHYTGRGLRDTVSTEYVRPLPSIMR; translated from the coding sequence GTGATCCCGGGCGAACCGAGCGATCCGGCGGCGCCGGCCATCGTCGTCGAGCACCTCACCAAGAAGTTCGGAGAGTTCACCGCCGACGACGACCTCAACTTCACCGTCGCCCGGAACGAGATCTTCGGCATCCTGGGCCCCAACGGCGCGGGGAAGAGCACGCTGGTGCGCATGCTGACGACGCTCCTCCGCCCGACCTCGGGGCGCGCGCTCGTGATGGGATTCGACGTGGCGCGGCGCACGAACGCCGTCCGCCACTCGATCGGCGTGATCCCGCAGGCGAACACCGTCGACTCCGACCTCTCGGCCTGGGAGAGCCTCGACATCTACGGGAAGTTCTACGGCATGTCGCGGAAGGAGCGCATCGACCGCTCCACCGAGCTTCTCCAGGCCGTGGGGCTCTGGGACTGGAAGGACCAGCCCGCCGGAACGTATTCGGGCGGGATGCGCCGCCGCCTCGAGATCGCGCGCGGGCTGGTCCACCGGCCCCACGTCTTCTTCCTGGACGAGCCGACCACCGGGCTCGACCCGCAGAGCCGCCGCGTCATCTGGGAGCTGCTCGAGAAGCTGCGCGGGGAGAGCGAGCTGACGGTGCTGATCTGCACGCACTACATGGACGAGGCGGACCGGCTCTGCGATCGGCTCGCGATCATCGACCACGGCAAGATCGCCGCGCTCGGCACCCCCAAGGAGCTGAAGGAGTCGGTGCCGGGGCAGGAGGCGGTCCGGATCGAGTTCTTCCGCGAGGTGGCCGAGCCGCTGCGCGAGGCGCTCCGCGCGCTGCCGGACGCGAAGGACGCGGCGCGCGACGGGGACCATGCCGTCCGGATCGTGCTCACCACGGACGTCGTGCCGCTGGAGGCGATCCTCGACGTGGCCCGGCAGGCCGACAACAAGGTGAAGAGCGTCACCCTCGAGGAGCCGACCCTGGACGACGTCTTCATCCACTACACCGGGCGCGGACTGCGCGACACGGTCAGCACCGAGTACGTCCGGCCGCTCCCGTCGATCATGAGGTAG
- a CDS encoding efflux RND transporter periplasmic adaptor subunit: MAEKAAPSRAKRIRGLILLLVIVGGGIAIWKYQHRREGYTGGDVTTTGTVEAVQVSLGFKVPGRLADVPVNEGDRVQPGQVIAQLDAQDLDVAVRSAQASLESARAALGQARANRQKAARDLARMRELSREGASTQQQLDAAVAASDVGRAQVDAASAQVHQAESALAQAQLTRSYAVIRAPQAGQVTEKIHHPGEMVTVGTAVVTIADLDTLKVHAAVDETRVGAVRPGDRVSVRVYTFDKKVFAGVVTDVSPSGDFATRKDWGAQRRDIRTFDVTARIPNPEGLLKDGMTADVTIHVGSAAGAVPEARAEGTR, encoded by the coding sequence ATGGCCGAAAAAGCGGCGCCCTCGCGCGCCAAGCGGATCCGCGGCCTCATTCTGCTGCTGGTCATCGTGGGGGGCGGCATCGCCATCTGGAAGTACCAGCACCGCCGCGAGGGGTACACCGGCGGGGACGTCACCACCACCGGCACCGTGGAAGCGGTGCAGGTGAGCCTGGGCTTCAAGGTGCCCGGAAGGCTCGCCGACGTGCCGGTGAACGAGGGGGATCGCGTCCAGCCGGGGCAGGTGATCGCGCAGCTCGACGCGCAGGACCTGGACGTGGCGGTGCGGAGCGCGCAGGCCTCGCTGGAGTCGGCCCGCGCGGCGCTGGGCCAGGCGCGGGCGAATCGCCAGAAGGCCGCGCGCGACCTCGCCCGCATGCGCGAGCTCTCGCGGGAGGGGGCCTCGACCCAGCAGCAGCTGGACGCGGCGGTCGCGGCCTCCGACGTCGGGCGCGCGCAGGTGGACGCCGCTTCCGCTCAGGTCCACCAGGCCGAGAGCGCGCTGGCGCAGGCGCAGCTCACCCGCTCCTACGCCGTGATCCGCGCGCCGCAGGCCGGACAGGTGACGGAGAAGATCCACCATCCGGGCGAGATGGTCACCGTGGGGACGGCGGTGGTCACGATCGCCGATCTCGACACGCTCAAGGTGCACGCGGCCGTGGACGAGACGCGCGTCGGGGCGGTGCGCCCCGGCGACCGGGTCTCGGTGCGCGTCTACACGTTCGACAAGAAGGTCTTTGCCGGGGTCGTGACCGACGTCTCCCCCTCGGGGGACTTCGCGACACGGAAGGACTGGGGCGCCCAGCGCCGCGACATCCGGACCTTCGACGTCACCGCGCGCATCCCCAACCCCGAGGGGCTGCTGAAGGACGGCATGACGGCCGACGTGACGATCCACGTGGGCTCGGCCGCCGGGGCGGTGCCCGAGGCGCGCGCCGAGGGGACGCGGTGA
- a CDS encoding acylphosphatase: MTAPREAAASRADGPRARFVAVVAGRVQGVGYRFFAQERARARGLAGSVRNLPSGGVEVDAEGPDAMLRAYLLDLHQGPPAARVRDVTVRWLSAQGARDFVIRT, encoded by the coding sequence ATGACGGCGCCGCGTGAAGCGGCCGCATCCCGGGCCGATGGGCCGCGCGCCCGCTTCGTGGCGGTCGTCGCGGGAAGGGTGCAGGGGGTCGGCTACCGTTTCTTCGCCCAGGAGCGGGCTCGCGCCCGAGGGCTCGCGGGCTCGGTCCGGAACCTGCCTTCGGGCGGCGTCGAGGTCGACGCCGAGGGCCCGGACGCGATGCTCCGGGCGTACCTGCTCGACCTTCACCAGGGTCCCCCCGCCGCGCGCGTCCGCGACGTGACCGTGCGCTGGCTCTCGGCGCAAGGCGCTCGCGACTTCGTCATCCGGACTTGA
- a CDS encoding potassium channel family protein — protein MGFSLLHWSLGSTVQGSSGMSGFPADLYLSGSTFFTLGLGDVVPMTGLSRFLTVLEAGLGFGFLALVIAYVPVLYQSFSPREARITMLDEWAGSPPTAGQILRRAFESKNPGAELNRLFRDWEAGAATILESHLSYPILAFFRSQHDNQSWLASLCSVLDAAALVSAGVEGVDPFQARLTFAIGRHTLVDVSQVFRLAPLRDGFERIGPDRIAELRRWLTAAGVPLDESAEAGARLEELRGLYAPYVAALSQYLAMPLPALIPAEKSRFNWKTSAVGQVHDGAH, from the coding sequence GTGGGCTTCTCGCTCCTTCATTGGTCGCTGGGCTCGACGGTCCAGGGATCGAGCGGCATGAGCGGCTTCCCGGCCGATCTCTACTTGAGCGGGAGCACCTTCTTCACGCTGGGTCTCGGGGACGTGGTGCCGATGACGGGGCTCTCGCGCTTCCTGACGGTGCTGGAGGCGGGGCTGGGCTTCGGCTTCCTGGCCCTGGTGATCGCGTACGTGCCGGTGCTCTATCAATCCTTCTCGCCCCGCGAGGCCCGGATCACGATGCTGGACGAGTGGGCGGGAAGTCCGCCGACGGCGGGGCAGATCCTGAGACGGGCCTTCGAGAGCAAAAATCCCGGGGCGGAGCTGAACCGGCTCTTCCGCGACTGGGAGGCGGGGGCCGCCACCATCCTCGAGAGCCACCTCTCCTATCCCATCCTCGCGTTCTTCCGGTCGCAGCACGACAACCAGTCGTGGCTGGCGTCGCTCTGCTCCGTGCTGGACGCGGCCGCCCTGGTGAGCGCCGGCGTCGAGGGGGTCGATCCCTTTCAGGCCCGGCTGACCTTCGCCATCGGGCGGCACACCCTCGTCGACGTGAGCCAGGTGTTCCGGCTGGCGCCGCTCCGGGACGGGTTCGAGCGGATCGGCCCGGATCGGATCGCCGAGCTGCGACGCTGGCTCACCGCCGCCGGCGTGCCGCTGGACGAGAGCGCGGAGGCGGGCGCGCGGCTCGAAGAGCTGCGGGGGCTCTACGCGCCGTACGTCGCGGCGCTCTCCCAGTACCTCGCCATGCCGCTCCCGGCCCTGATCCCCGCCGAGAAGTCGCGGTTCAACTGGAAGACGAGCGCGGTGGGGCAGGTGCACGACGGGGCGCATTGA
- a CDS encoding TolC family protein encodes MRRAGFLIAALAVAAALAGALPVRAITLEQCIALARQNAPALRVSEAGVSRADQAIREARAALSPTLRVAGSAIERSEPPKFIIPVPGSPSPAVVKTGSATSVDLRAEARLPIDASGQSRALVRAAEAAHRSQQRAAEEADADLVLRVSQAYYRAIAAGRLENAAGEAVQAAGARRRLAASQVRAGVAQRLDSLQARVDLFQRESALIRAHEAVRTSRVELETAIGAPLDSTETLDPPGSPEPAIPDAVELEASALQNRAQLAAFDEQLRENEQRIRAARAARGPQLGLTGTAQYLGPNRQEEFFNTQDPGLKTYNLWAGVDVSYALFDGGLSSARAGELRADREALQARRHQVELEVRRDVERSLSDLRVSLAIWQSDSSRVTAAREALRLAEAGYRGGTSTASQVRDAESALADARAQEAQSLLDTWSARAALLRAAGPTTSTGGR; translated from the coding sequence GTGAGGCGAGCCGGGTTCCTCATCGCCGCGCTGGCCGTCGCGGCCGCTCTGGCCGGGGCGCTCCCGGTCCGCGCGATCACGCTCGAGCAGTGCATCGCCCTCGCGAGGCAGAACGCGCCGGCGCTCCGCGTCTCGGAAGCGGGGGTCTCCCGCGCCGACCAGGCGATCCGCGAGGCACGCGCGGCCCTTTCGCCCACGCTGCGGGTGGCGGGAAGCGCGATCGAGCGCAGCGAGCCACCCAAGTTCATCATCCCGGTCCCCGGGTCGCCGAGCCCCGCGGTGGTGAAGACCGGGAGCGCGACCAGCGTGGACCTGCGCGCCGAGGCCCGGCTTCCGATCGACGCGAGCGGCCAGAGCCGCGCCCTGGTGCGGGCGGCCGAGGCCGCGCACCGGAGCCAGCAGCGCGCCGCCGAGGAAGCGGACGCCGATCTGGTGCTCCGGGTCTCCCAGGCCTACTACCGCGCCATCGCGGCGGGACGGCTGGAGAACGCGGCGGGGGAGGCGGTCCAGGCGGCGGGCGCCCGGCGACGCCTGGCGGCCTCGCAGGTGCGCGCCGGCGTGGCGCAGCGCCTCGATTCGCTCCAGGCGCGCGTGGACCTCTTCCAGCGCGAATCGGCCCTGATCCGCGCCCACGAAGCGGTGCGCACCTCGCGCGTCGAGCTGGAGACCGCGATCGGCGCCCCGCTCGACTCCACCGAGACCCTGGATCCGCCGGGATCGCCCGAGCCCGCGATCCCCGATGCCGTGGAGCTGGAGGCGTCGGCGCTCCAGAACCGCGCGCAGCTGGCCGCGTTCGACGAGCAGCTCCGAGAGAACGAGCAGCGGATCCGGGCGGCCCGCGCGGCGCGGGGCCCGCAGCTGGGCCTTACGGGCACCGCGCAGTATCTCGGGCCGAACCGGCAGGAGGAATTCTTCAACACGCAGGACCCCGGCCTGAAGACCTACAACCTGTGGGCGGGGGTCGACGTCTCCTACGCGCTCTTCGACGGAGGGCTTTCCTCGGCGCGGGCGGGGGAGCTTCGCGCCGATCGCGAGGCGCTCCAGGCGCGCCGGCACCAGGTCGAGCTGGAGGTGAGGCGCGACGTGGAACGCTCGCTCTCGGATCTCCGCGTGTCGCTGGCCATCTGGCAGTCCGATTCCTCGCGCGTGACCGCGGCGCGCGAGGCGCTTCGCCTGGCCGAGGCGGGCTATCGCGGCGGGACGTCCACGGCATCGCAGGTGCGCGACGCCGAGAGCGCGCTCGCCGACGCGCGCGCCCAGGAGGCGCAGTCGCTCCTGGACACCTGGTCCGCGCGCGCGGCGCTCCTGCGCGCCGCCGGACCGACCACTTCGACGGGGGGACGGTAG
- a CDS encoding OsmC family protein: protein MIRKASAEWRGGLKDGQGTVSTDSGVLANAQYSFSTRFENGKGTNPEELIAAAHAGCFSMALSAQLGAAGITPESVRTSAAVTLEKVGDGFSVTASHLDVTARIPGGDRAAFQKAAEQAKTGCPISKLLNAKITMDAKLES, encoded by the coding sequence ATGATTCGCAAGGCATCGGCGGAATGGCGCGGCGGGCTCAAGGACGGCCAGGGGACGGTCTCCACCGACAGCGGCGTGCTCGCCAACGCGCAGTACTCCTTCAGCACGCGCTTCGAGAACGGCAAGGGGACGAACCCCGAGGAGCTGATCGCGGCGGCGCACGCCGGGTGCTTCTCCATGGCGCTCTCGGCGCAGCTCGGCGCGGCCGGCATCACCCCCGAGAGCGTGCGCACCTCGGCGGCCGTGACGCTGGAGAAGGTGGGCGACGGATTTTCGGTGACCGCGAGCCACCTCGACGTGACCGCCCGCATCCCGGGCGGCGACCGCGCGGCCTTTCAGAAAGCGGCCGAGCAGGCCAAGACGGGATGCCCGATCTCGAAGCTCCTGAACGCCAAGATCACGATGGACGCGAAGCTGGAATCCTAG
- a CDS encoding isocitrate/isopropylmalate dehydrogenase family protein has product MAKYRIAWLPGDGIGVEVMEAARLVLDAVQFDAEYTHGDIGWEFWRREGDPFPQRTIELLRRVDAAMFGAITSKPLREAERELEPWLQGKGLVYRSPIVRMRQLFDLYVCLRPCRAFPGNPLNYKEGIDLVVFRENTEDLYAGVEFATVPDRLRDTLTALSPAFKPFSEMAGDEYAISCKVNTKHGSERIVRAAFEFARKFGRKKVTVVHKANVVRATDGLFLEEARRVAQDFPEIAMDDANIDAMTMWLLKNPFNYDVIVAPNLYGDIISDLCAQMVGGLGFGCSGNIGGTVAVFEPTHGSAPKHAGKDKANPIATILAAAMMLDWLGEAERAQAIASAVAAVIREGTVRTYDMGGAAGTLDMARAIEAKCRAAFPTSNRAGVAPA; this is encoded by the coding sequence ATGGCGAAATACAGGATCGCTTGGCTGCCGGGGGATGGGATCGGCGTCGAGGTCATGGAGGCGGCGCGCCTCGTCCTCGACGCCGTTCAGTTCGACGCCGAGTACACGCATGGCGACATCGGGTGGGAGTTCTGGCGGCGTGAAGGGGATCCCTTCCCGCAGCGCACCATCGAGCTTCTCCGCCGCGTCGATGCCGCGATGTTCGGCGCCATCACCTCGAAGCCGCTCCGGGAAGCCGAGCGCGAACTCGAGCCCTGGCTCCAGGGGAAGGGGCTGGTCTACCGCTCGCCGATCGTCCGGATGCGCCAGCTCTTCGACCTGTACGTCTGCCTGCGCCCCTGCCGCGCCTTCCCCGGCAACCCGCTCAACTACAAAGAGGGGATCGACCTGGTGGTGTTCCGCGAGAACACCGAGGACCTCTACGCCGGGGTCGAATTCGCGACGGTGCCCGACCGGCTCCGCGACACCCTGACCGCGCTCTCCCCGGCGTTCAAGCCGTTCTCCGAGATGGCCGGCGACGAGTACGCCATCTCGTGCAAGGTGAACACCAAGCACGGCTCGGAGCGGATCGTGCGGGCCGCCTTCGAGTTCGCCCGGAAATTCGGCCGGAAGAAGGTCACCGTGGTGCACAAGGCCAACGTCGTGCGCGCCACGGACGGGCTCTTCCTCGAGGAAGCCCGCCGCGTGGCCCAGGACTTCCCGGAGATCGCCATGGACGACGCGAACATCGACGCCATGACGATGTGGCTCCTCAAGAATCCCTTCAACTACGACGTCATCGTGGCCCCCAACCTCTACGGCGACATCATCTCCGACCTGTGCGCCCAGATGGTCGGGGGGCTTGGATTCGGCTGCTCGGGAAACATCGGCGGCACCGTCGCCGTCTTCGAGCCGACGCACGGCTCGGCCCCCAAGCACGCGGGGAAGGACAAGGCCAACCCGATCGCAACGATCCTCGCCGCCGCGATGATGCTGGACTGGCTGGGCGAGGCGGAGCGCGCCCAGGCGATTGCGAGCGCGGTCGCCGCCGTGATCCGCGAGGGAACCGTTCGGACCTATGAC
- a CDS encoding ABC transporter permease, with translation MTLPFNVSRTLAVAERDLRRFRRNIQLVIPMVMMPIIYLLILGKSMGGDLHHLPVALVVEDEGAAAAAVRKQMVTLETTRQLFLVRDESDVRAAVAGLRQGRYRAVVIVPPNFSEDFARGERAELGLAVDNTDATSSNTIEGEMRRAIADMRVEGRAVPTARVGVAVERVDVYGHKNYMQYLVPGVIALALFFVAMVAGGIILVDDRARGIHEGYFVTPLTSLDLVMGLTLSATTLALCMGTLVTFSSIAIAQLPLIGGLPTLLMVEFTILLLGLGLVLFMFTLMARVSNPMTPRALFGILNVVTFFPSGALYPTESYPGWLQAISVVNPMRYAVHALRNLLLKGVGFQAVLPDFVILILFASVMLVLASTLFKRTL, from the coding sequence GTGACGTTGCCCTTCAACGTGAGCCGGACCTTGGCGGTGGCCGAGCGCGACCTGCGCCGCTTCCGGCGCAACATCCAGCTCGTGATCCCGATGGTCATGATGCCGATCATCTACCTGCTCATCCTGGGCAAGTCGATGGGCGGCGATCTCCATCACCTGCCGGTCGCCCTCGTGGTCGAGGACGAGGGGGCCGCGGCCGCCGCGGTCCGAAAGCAGATGGTGACCCTGGAGACCACGCGCCAGCTCTTCCTCGTGCGCGACGAGAGCGATGTCCGGGCCGCGGTCGCCGGCCTGCGGCAGGGCCGCTACCGGGCGGTGGTGATCGTGCCTCCCAACTTCAGCGAGGATTTCGCCCGGGGCGAGCGCGCCGAGCTGGGCCTGGCGGTCGACAACACCGACGCCACCTCCTCCAACACGATCGAGGGGGAGATGCGACGCGCGATCGCCGACATGCGCGTCGAGGGGCGGGCGGTCCCCACCGCCCGGGTCGGGGTCGCGGTCGAGCGTGTCGACGTCTACGGCCACAAGAACTACATGCAGTACCTGGTCCCGGGGGTGATCGCGCTGGCGCTCTTCTTCGTCGCCATGGTCGCCGGCGGCATCATCCTGGTGGACGACCGAGCGCGGGGGATCCACGAGGGCTATTTCGTGACGCCGCTCACGTCGCTCGACCTGGTCATGGGGCTCACCCTGTCGGCGACGACCCTCGCCCTCTGCATGGGCACCCTGGTGACCTTCTCCTCCATCGCGATCGCGCAGCTGCCCCTCATCGGTGGATTGCCCACCCTTCTCATGGTGGAGTTCACGATCCTGCTCCTCGGGCTGGGGCTGGTGCTCTTCATGTTCACGCTGATGGCCCGGGTGTCCAATCCGATGACCCCCCGAGCGCTGTTCGGGATCCTGAACGTGGTCACCTTCTTCCCGAGCGGAGCGCTCTATCCCACGGAGAGCTATCCGGGGTGGCTCCAGGCGATCTCGGTCGTGAACCCGATGCGCTACGCGGTGCACGCCCTCCGCAACCTCCTCCTCAAGGGGGTCGGCTTCCAGGCGGTGCTCCCCGACTTCGTGATCCTGATCCTCTTCGCGAGCGTGATGTTGGTGCTCGCCTCCACGCTGTTCAAGCGCACCCTGTAG
- a CDS encoding helix-turn-helix domain-containing protein: MGTPEFFPKLRLKSDDRRSQILAAALDVFAELGFHGARTRDLAEKAGVSEALLFRHFPTKEDLVRAILESVGFEERIAMMEEHFTKLSPREGLCRIAEYSLTALRDDPRVFRVIFFGVLEVPDLAGEFYRRFLSRLLALETRLFERAFAERGARRGAQEAAVAARSFHGSLFFYQMTGAIVRIEPLPKNPKERAEAIVNLYLPEEAA, encoded by the coding sequence ATGGGCACACCGGAGTTCTTTCCCAAGCTTCGACTCAAGTCGGACGACCGCCGGTCCCAGATCCTGGCGGCGGCGCTCGACGTCTTCGCGGAGCTGGGGTTTCACGGTGCCCGCACCCGGGACCTGGCCGAGAAGGCCGGGGTGAGCGAGGCGCTCCTCTTCCGCCACTTCCCGACGAAGGAGGATCTGGTCCGGGCGATCCTCGAGTCGGTCGGGTTCGAGGAGCGGATCGCGATGATGGAGGAGCACTTCACGAAGCTCTCTCCGCGGGAAGGCCTGTGCCGTATCGCCGAGTACAGCCTGACCGCCCTCCGGGACGACCCGCGCGTCTTCCGCGTGATCTTCTTCGGCGTGCTTGAAGTGCCCGACCTCGCGGGAGAGTTCTACCGGAGATTTCTCTCCCGCCTCCTCGCCCTCGAGACGCGCCTCTTCGAGCGCGCCTTCGCCGAGCGCGGTGCCCGGCGCGGGGCGCAGGAAGCCGCGGTCGCCGCCCGCTCGTTCCACGGGTCGCTCTTCTTCTACCAGATGACCGGCGCGATCGTCCGGATCGAGCCGCTGCCGAAGAACCCCAAGGAGCGCGCCGAGGCGATCGTGAATCTCTATCTTCCCGAGGAGGCGGCGTGA